A DNA window from Arachis hypogaea cultivar Tifrunner chromosome 18, arahy.Tifrunner.gnm2.J5K5, whole genome shotgun sequence contains the following coding sequences:
- the LOC112771641 gene encoding uncharacterized protein, translating into MDRTSHRCICGQNPSMCYAFIAACECRTRLEEMLHKPEHQRNLIELDVDDLVNSVKDFDDVFWALQYMGTVGVRSRPLSPTAAEIPGSEWTGRFKIKGIRRIPTTKLDQVKSYIREKCGVLATFRINQDFYSHSVAMPYERDRSTADNGFHNVCLTGYDDNKGIWSFLNSFGADWGKNGFGKIRYNHVVQYVVPIFMDEEILPSYENVQLPNDPAPPPVASTSSSSCDAQEHQTRRRFGRQH; encoded by the exons ATGGATCGTACGAGTCATCGGTGCATTTGCGGACAGAATC CAAGCATGTGCTATGCTTTCATAGCCGCGTGTGAGTGCCGCACACGCCTGGAAGAGATGCTCCATAAACCAGAACATCAACGGAACCTGATTGAACTCGACGTCGACGATCTGGTCAACTCGGTCAAAGATTTCGACGACGTATTCTGGGCCCTCCAGTACATGGGCACAGTTGGAGTAAGATCTCGACCTTTATCCCCAACCGCAGCTGAAATACCCGGGTCTGAGTGGACCGGCCGGTTCAAAATCAAAGGCATCAGAAGAATCCCAACAACTAAATTGGACCAAGTGAAGAGCTACATCCGCGAGAAATGCGGCGTCTTAGCTACGTTTCGTATCAACCAAGATTTCTATTCACATTCCGTTGCGATGCCGTATGAACGTGACAGAAGCACTGCAGATAACGGTTTCCATAACGTGTGTTTGACTGGGTATGATGATAACAAAGGAATTTGGTcatttctgaatagttttggtgcGGATTGGGGAAAGAATGGTTTTGGAAAGATTAGGTATAATCATGTTGTGCAGTATGTAGTGCCAATATTCATGGATGAAGAGATTCTACCTAGCTATGAGAATGTTCAGCTTCCCAATGATCCTGCTCCTCCTCCTGTGGCTTCAACTTCGTCAAGTTCTTGTGATGCTCAAGAGCATCAAACCCGAAGAAG ATTTGGACGTCAACACTAG
- the LOC112769642 gene encoding uncharacterized protein: MTMFTSADWKTTKVASTPEGIRVQNMPLDSRLWKNIVICLKAAIPLITVLRYEPIWEIIDGRWESQLHRPLHAAAYYLNPHYHYELNFMVDDADIKIGLYSCLKKLVPNQEERKKVGLQLPDFHYARGLFGNKTAKSSRKTMLPAEWWDFYGDSFPELKKFAIRVLSLTCSSSGCERNWSAFEMVHTKRRNRLHQKKMNDLVYVMYNLKLKGKQIRKSPELEFDAVHSDDEWITENVNENIVESVEHSHLSMNDNTNDDPNSNEFIIPEDLIEEQNREIQRGERARLTVVVAVATAVHRLSRSGCNAQASEDVPLRSGV, from the exons ATGACTATGTTTACTTCTGCTGATTGGAAGACAACTAAGGTTGCATCAACTCCTGAAGGAATAAGAGTCCAAAATATGCCCTTGGATAGTAGGCTATGGAAGAATATTGTCATATGCCTCAAGGCTGCTATTCCTCTCATTACAGTCCTTCG TTATGAACCTATATGGGAAATTATTGACGGAAGGTGGGAAAGCCAACTGCATAGACCATTGCATGCAGCTGCGTATTATCTTAATCCTCATTATCACTATGAACTAAATTTCATGGTTGATGATGCTGACATTAAGATTGGTCTATATAGTTGTTTGAAAAAACTGGTTCCTAACCAGGAAGAAAGGAAAAAAGTTGGTCTACAGCTTCCTGACTTTCATTATGCTAGAGGCCTCTTTGGTAATAAAACTGCAAAGAGTAGTAGGAAGACCATGCTACCTGCTGAGTGGTGGGACTTCTATGGAGATAGTTTTCCAGAATTAAAGAAGTTTGCTATCCGAGTTCTAAGCTTAACTTGTAGTTCATCTGGTTGTGAGCGTAATTGGAGTGCATTTGAAATG GttcatacaaaaagaagaaatcggttgcatcaaaagaaaatgaatgatTTAGTGTATGTGATGTATAATTTGAAGTTAAAGGGCAAGCAAATTAGAAAAAGTCCAGAACTTGAATTTGATGCAGTGCATTCTGATGATGAGTGGATAACTGAGAATGTTAATGAAAATATTGTTGAAAGTGTTGAGCATTCTCACTTGTCAATGAATGACAATACTAACGATGATCCAAATAGTAATGAATTTATTATTCCAG AAGATCTGATAGAAGAGCAAAACAGAGAGATTCAGAGAGGAGAGAGAGCTCGCCTCACTGTCGTCGTTGCCGTCGCCACCGCAGTTCATCGCCTCTCCAGATCTGGTTGCAACGCCCAAGCCTCTGAGGATGTTCCATTACGAAGTGGGGTGTAA
- the LOC112771619 gene encoding uncharacterized protein, which translates to MDRTSYSCVCGQNPSMCYAFIGACASRLRMEELFHKPEDQWNLIELDVHDLVKSVKDFDDVFWALQYMGTVGVRSRPLSPTGDEIPGSEWTGRFKIKGIRRIPRTKMEEVKSYIREKGTVLATIRINLDFYSDSVAMPYERDRSSPSNGFHNVCLVGYDDGKGIWQFQNSFGTKWGKNGFGKIRYNRVVQYVVPIFMNEEILDTYENVQLPNDPAPPPPPVASTSSSSSCEHQTRTRFGRRH; encoded by the exons ATGGATCGTACGAGTTATTCCTGCGTTTGCGGCCAGAATC CAAGCATGTGCTATGCTTTTATAGGCGCGTGTGCGAGCCGCCTCCGCATGGAAGAGCTGTTCCATAAACCAGAAGATCAATGGAACCTGATTGAACTCGACGTCCACGATCTGGTCAAATCGGTCAAAGATTTCGACGACGTATTCTGGGCCCTCCAGTACATGGGCACAGTGGGAGTCAGGTCCCGACCTTTATCCCCAACCGGAGATGAAATACCCGGGTCCGAGTGGACCGGCCGGTTCAAAATCAAAGGCATCAGAAGAATCCCAAGAACCAAAATGGAGGAAGTGAAGAGCTACATCCGCGAGAAAGGCACGGTCTTAGCGACGATTCGTATCAATCTAGATTTTTATTCGGACTCCGTTGCGATGCCGTATGAACGTGATAGAAGCAGTCCAAGTAACGGTTTCCATAACGTGTGTTTGGTTGGGTACGATGATGGGAAAGGAATTTGGCAGTTTCAGAATAGTTTTGGTACGAAATGGGGAAAGAATGGTTTTGGAAAGATTAGGTATAATCGAGTTGTGCAGTATGTAGTGCCAATATTTATGAATGAAGAAATTCTAGATACTTATGAGAATGTTCAGCTGCCAAATGATcctgctcctcctcctcctcctgtaGCTTCAACTTCTTCATCAAGTTCTTGTGAGCATCAAACCCGAACAAG ATTTGGGCGTCGACATTAG
- the LOC112769641 gene encoding protein FAR1-RELATED SEQUENCE 5-like — protein MDGVRQSRIVEGDAVAAISYLKGKAELDPMAVVQYSYCVEKHLGHLFWSDDNMQRDYECFGDVLVFDSTYRKNLYNRPLVIFSGTNHHRQTIIFGFGLLEDEKISSYKWLLSSFLEVMRHKEPKVVVTNDDESMREAIRCEFPNAIHRLCTWHLARNAVVNIKDKNFCAAFKTVVYDHFDVEEFEKYWVDMIMSFGLEDNDWVAKTYEKREMWANAYLCEKFCAGIRTTSRCEGINSSLKKFIKSKNCILELVENLDRVVKDYRNNEFIADYKTLYSNPVLTMGLETLEKSMSMFYMRKIFYEMQKQIEGVRALLVLHRDSIGGTEKFMFRKWCKDAKVADSNSQHASVNPTDGFRVRYGALWSACLSLCFTAAQCTETYNTAMTEVARMSMEFKSLGGTGQRSSRVQARVDETHILDPKVIRSKGAPRGSTNANNGRRCRLCLGLGHDRRNCTAMNDDVVDEDGGSGCRPVYNFGKRSR, from the exons ATGGATGGAGTTAGGCAATCTAGGATCGTCGAGGGAGATGCAGTCGCAGCAATAAGCTACTTAAAGGGCAAGGCTGAGTTGGATCCGATGGCAGTTGTGCAATACTCTTATTGCGTTGAGAAGCACCTTGGGCACCTATTTTGGTCAGATGATAACATGCAGCGTGACTATGAATGCTTTGGTGATGTGTTAGTATTTGACTCAACGTACAGAAAAAACTTATATAACAGACCTCTTGTGATATTTTCGGGCACCAACCATCACAGACAGACAATTATTTTTGGGTTTGGTTTGCTAGAGGACGAGAAGATTTCGTCCTACAAATGGTTGTTAAGTAGCTTCTTAGAAGTAATGAGGCACAAGGAGCCGAAAGTCGTTGTCACAAATGACGATGAATCCATGCGAGAGGCCATTAGATGTGAATTCCCTAATGCAATACATAGACTATGCACCTGGCATCTTGCTCGAAATGCAGTTGTTAATATCAAGGACAAAAATTTTTGTGCTGCGTTTAAGACTGTTGTGTATGATCACTTTGATGTGGAAGAGTTTGAGAAATATTGGGTGGACATGATCATGTCATTCGGTTTAGAGGACAACGATTGGGTCGCAAAGACATACGAAAAGAGAGAGATGTGGGCAAATGCTTATTTGTGTGAGAAGTTTTGTGCCGGCATTCGAACCACTTCTCGGTGCGAGGGTATTAATTCATCACTTAAGAAATTTATCAAGTCGAAGAATTGCATACTTGAGTTGGTCGAGAACTTGGATCGAGTAGTTAAGGATTACCGGAATAACGAGTTCATTGCAGATTACAAGACTCTTTACTCAAATCCAGTGTTGACAATGGGTCTTGAAACATTGGAAAAATCTATGAGCATGTTCTACATGAGGAAAATATTCTATGAGATGCAAAAACAGATCGAGGGAGTTAGGGCATTATTAGTGTTGCACAGGGATAGTATCGGTGGCACCGAGAAGTTCATGTTCCGAAA GTGGTGCAAAGATGCCAAGGTCGCCGATAGTAATAGTCAGCATGCCTCAGTCAATCCCACGGATGGATTTCGCGTTAGATACGGTGCATTGTGGAGTGCCTGCCTGTCGCTGTGTTTTACAGCCGCGCAATGCACGGAAACATACAACACTGCCATGACAGAGGTTGCCAGAATGTCGATGGAGTTTAAATCTCTAGGTGGCACAGGGCAAAGGAGTAGTCGTGTTCAAGCAAGGGTGGATGAAACTCACATTCTCGACCCAAAGGTTATCAGGTCCAAGGGTGCACCTCGGGGGAGCACAAATGCCAATAATGGGAGGCGTTGTAGGCTGTGCCTCGGATTAGGCCACGACAGAAGAAATTGTACTGCCATGAATGACGATGTTGTTGATGAG GATGGTGGATCCGGCTGTAGGCCAGTTTATAATTTCGGAAAGAGGTCACGATGA
- the LOC114925853 gene encoding uncharacterized protein yields MDRTSYPCSCGRNPSMCYAFIAACESRLRVQEIIHKPENQRNLVELDVHDLVKSVKDFDDVFWALQYMGTVGVRSRPLSPTGDALPGSEWTGRFKIKGIRRIPTTKIDQVKSYIQEHCGVLVTFPINQDFYSRSVAMPYERDKSTADLGFHNVCLVGFEDRKRAWMFQNSFGANWGDEGYGKIRYDRVVQYVVPIFMDEEILPSYDNVQLPNDPAPPPVASTSSSSCDPEEHQTRRSAECKTHFDLIFSDLDVDTSCIPQVLGSSILLLICV; encoded by the exons ATGGATCGTACGAGCTATCCGTGCAGTTGCGGACGGAATC CAAGCATGTGCTACGCTTTCATAGCCGCCTGTGAGAGCCGCCTACGCGTCCAAGAGATCATCCATAAACCAGAAAACCAACGGAACTTGGTCGAACTCGACGTCCACGATCTGGTCAAATCGGTCAAAGATTTCGACGACGTATTCTGGGCCCTCCAGTACATGGGCACAGTGGGAGTCAGATCCCGACCTTTATCCCCAACCGGAGATGCACTACCCGGCTCCGAATGGACCGGCCGGTTCAAAATCAAAGGCATCAGAAGAATCCCAACTACTAAAATCGACCAAGTGAAGAGCTACATCCAGGAGCATTGCGGCGTGTTAGTTACGTTTCCTATCAACCAAGATTTTTATTCACGTTCCGTTGCGATGCCTTATGAACGTGATAAAAGCACCGCAGATCTAGGGTTCCATAATGTGTGTTTGGTTGGGTTTGAGGATAGGAAAAGAGCTTGGATGTTTCAGAATAGTTTTGGTGCTAACTGGGGAGATGAGGGTTATGGAAAGATTAGGTATGATCGTGTTGTGCAGTATGTAGTGCCAATATTCATGGATGAAGAGATTCTACCTAGCTATGATAATGTTCAGCTTCCTAATGATCCTGCTCCGCCTCCTGTTGCTTCAACTtcatcaagctcttgtgatccTGAAGAGCACCAAACCCGAAGAAG TGCTGAGTGTAAAACTcactttgatcttatattttcaGATTTGGACGTCGACACTAGTTGTATTCCACAAGTTCTTGGTAGTTCTATACTTCTATTAATATGTGTTTAA